DNA sequence from the Spodoptera frugiperda isolate SF20-4 chromosome 15, AGI-APGP_CSIRO_Sfru_2.0, whole genome shotgun sequence genome:
TATCCCAATATATTCCCCTGTGCTAACATGTTGCCAAATTTTTTGCTCGATAAATTGAACTTTGTTAGCAAGATGTGTTTTGTACGTTTTTgttcgatatttttttacatcatAAAGGTCAACAGTTTTTGTTACAAACGTTAGTTAGGGATGATACATTTCTTTAGTACCTTACGCTATAAATATATGAAGATCATGATTTATGGCAGTAGCGTTTTTAAGCCATTGTTAGTTAGACGAAATccgaaacaaaaatataaacaaacttgtTTATGTTGTCGTTAGTCGTATTCTGTTCTGCTAGAAGGATTACACTACACTGGGATATATGCTCAAACTGCggttgtaaatatattaatagcatagattttcattatatttcgaAGAAATCGTTTTGTAAGAGAGTGATTCCGTTTCAAAACGATTACAAACAACTATAGAAACTAAAGATATGCTATACTAACGCCATCTGTCGATCATATAATAAAAGATTCACTTAGAGGTTAGGCAGAAAATTCAACAGATGTCGCACATTACTCACgcctataacataaaaaaagaaaaatataaattcaaaaatttaataaaaatcgtATTTGCcagtttttttgtaatttataacatttcaaaGGTTCCTAACATACTTACATTTCACTCCGACAACCAAACAGTACGTAGTGCACAGTTTTGAACATAGATGTCGCTGTAAACAAGATAAATACAAAATGCTTTTTGTTCATAAAACAATACCTAATAAGTACGCTTTTATCTTgattagattaattaataatgattttaactTAGaagtttgttaattttgtagtaaaattattatctaaataaaagcAAGGTCAATTCATTGTAGTCGCTAAATTTGCCATTGATGTCATAAGACGAGGTGGCCGAGTGGTTAAGGCGTTGGACTGCTAATCCAATGTGCTCTGCACgcgtgggttcgaatcccaTCCTCGTCGATTATTTTTGTTGCAGCTTACCATTTTTTGAccattttatacatattgtttggtaaataaaagtattaaaaatagaactattcgtttaattttaaagtattactGAAATTATGGGTATGTTTTAAATtgtgtaagtttttatttattggctcGGGAGCAAGTCCCGTCTATAATCAGGTGTTATCTTTGTAATCGCTAGCGAAAACTGATATCAGCATCGTATGGCTATCATTTGTTACGAATTTATCTAGACCTGTTTTCATTATCTTATCAGGTACCTGGCACCCTTTATTTTACAAGTTGCTAGTGTTGGCCGCGCCTTAACTAGGCAAGGACTGTGTGCCGTGTTATagtgaaataaattaactaGACTATCATAGTTGCTTCTAGTGGTGTCTAATTGGACATGTGATATTTTTTCAAACTGTTACATACTGTGTTTGGTTCACAGAAGGATTGCAGGCTCACACGGTGATTTTACTCGAATGTAAGTCCTTATCATTGTTCTATAGAAACATTCGATGTTTTTgaaggttttaatataataaataggacAAACTTATCGCGACGGAAAATGTTATCGCATTTTAATAATCGATCGTAGTGAGAATGAGAACGTgacaattaatgaaatatttgatcTTTTTACCTCTGTAATGTAATTTGTTCAGTGATTCGTTCGACGTGAACACTCACTAAGTAAATTGGTCATTATCTCACCTACCAACAGATTACCAAGCTGTAACTGATTATGCACTGTATGAAAATTGTAACCTTgtcatatacctacctacttactaattACCTACCTTTAATAAGTTTTCAAATTTGACATAGGTAGTGTTGTCTGTGTCCAAGACATCTGTAATAAAAGACCGTACCGAATTTCTTGTTATCTTGTTGAACGCATTTTTAAAACCGTTTCCTtaactgtttttctttatttcaaatGATGCTCTTTGTTATACGGCACGTGGTGGTATGGCGTACGTAATATGTAGGTACGGTCTATTGGAATAACAATGTCCAGTTAGAACAAAATACTTTGATAAGTTACCAAAATTCAGGCGTCACTACAAAGGCAATATAAATGTGTCATTTGATAAACACCAAAGTCACATATAAAGCAGTTGATCACATCTACTTAGATTTGATAACAGAATACATGTAGATAGGTAATACACAATTATGtgtaaagaaaattcaaattaatttcataaatgtaaTAAACCGGAATCCGTGTTAAGTAGTTCTCAGTAAACGGTTTAGTACCAAAGGTAGTACTAACATAGTTATCGTTAACAGAACCAAAGTACTTCAGAAATAATTCATACGTGATTCATGAAAATGCGCCCTATCAGTGTCCACATAATATAGCTGCCGTTATCAAAAGTAGAGCGAACAAACAAATACCTAGGTACAATTGGGCAACCTTCTAATTTTGATTGCATTTTCTGATAAGAATAACCTTAAGGTATAGGTACTCATTAACAATTTTACGCTAGAAGTAAACTCATTCACCCATTTTAGATTTTACCCATTAATGATAGATACAGAAAAATGATAACATACATCTCGAtcgatttttattttcctaagcCCCCAAGGGGTACTATAATATTCCTTGTATACCGCTTATGAGGcccaagtacctacttaataataaatattattttgctaacaaatagtatttgaaaatattcaaCCAATGAGGTACGGTATTCAAAATGAGTATCTATAAAAGTACCCTACACGAGCAGTATCAATATAATGATATTGACATAAAATAGGAACATACATCGACTAGTCTAGAATAGAAATTTCGTACCGGTTgtcaattttgaataaataaaaatgcttaaTAGTTGTTACGGAGTACCTATTAGAGTTTGTCAGCAAAATTGACTTCCATTGGACCTATCACAATCCTGAACCTTAATATAGATCAATCAATGATGGATATAAACCGAAAATGTGGAAGCGTACCTACCGCTTATCATAACAGTCAATTAAAAATGAGCTCTCTACACCTTACTCTACCATAGAATAGTCTtttcaaatacatatacatataggtaatttCAACGGAACCTACACTTTTAACAAAGCTTCAGAGAAAGATGTCACATGGTGTGAACAAATACACTAAGTAGTGGGCTTTTACTTGATAAATGTTTTGTAGTGCAGTGTACCTACcctttacctatatttttattacaccttcaggtattgcaaaataaataaaagatcgTATGAATAGCCATTTCGGACCACTTTCTCCACCAATAGATGGACCTAAAACGATTGATTAGCAAAGTTATAGCTCTAGCAGTGACCAGGTTAAATACTGGTCAGAATTGTTGTGCCGTAAAACTTCACTTTGTCTTTGAAGTTGTGAGACATTCAGATGCTTTTTGTAAAATGTTGTCTAATCTGGTAGAAATCAATAGAAACAGATATTTAAATTTCTACGATTAATGCTAGTCTAGTGAAAAGTCAAGTGGAAACGGAAGAATTTCCGATGAATCATGAACTAACACAAAAGACTGGTTATGACCGATAGGACATCGTTTCTAGATCTGATTCACGTTAAAAACTGAAGTACTAACaatgaaaatagattttaatttccGTGGCCGCTCCCTGTGTACTGATAAAATACGTTGTGAAATACTTCAACAAAATCGTCATcgacatttttttatcttaatcttGCTATTCACTACCTAAGTATATCTTCAATACAAATGTTACACCCGCATTAATGGACGTTGGATTAATCACTGTGCCAGTGCTTACTGAAGTACTTATAATTCGAagtaacttataatttatttttatgaatagtTTAGCTTTTGAAAACGGCTCAGAGGTAAtgaggaaatatttttattgataatttaattcAAGCTTTTGAGATTATTGATaggtattgttattgttttaagtaacaagttatttaagtatatttttttttaatttcagataTCAAGATGATTTGGTTACCAATATTTTTGGTAGCCGCGGTCGGCTGCGTGAGCGGCCAGGAGACAGCACAGACGAGGGTTGCGAGCTCACTCAGTGAATGTTACAGCAGTCCATATTTTTTGGACAGGAACAATTTACCACCAGTCACTATGCCAGTCCTCATTGACGTTATACGTAAAATAGAAGATAACACTACCACATTGAATTTAAGAGAGATAACTACCCTACTGCTTCACACGTAAGTCTGTTTATTCTATTATTTGTGCTGATCAGACTACctatgatgatatttttttgtacttttgaCATGTGAGTTTTGTTATCAGAACTCAAAATTACCGCATTTTTTATGTATTCCATACTTTTAGCGACCTCATAATAAAGTGCTATAGAAATTAACTTGCATGGTTTTCATTCCAGATATCGTCAAGATGGTATCCAGTTCCATCAACCAGAGAACTCGGTCGCTTCTGCTAACGTGCTTCCGTTCGCCCCAACTTTCCACTCGTTCCATCGTAACAGGCTGCTACTGACCAAGCTTCTTCCTGAAAACAGGCTTACTTTGAGTGCTGACACACTACCCTCAGTTTTGAAGGTAGaaataatgtaacattgtataatttaataagaCTCCATCATGAGGTGGAGATCGATAGGTCCCTGAACCTAGTTACCATGTTTCTTATACGTTTATGTGATACGTTCCAGTGTGCTCTTCATCACATGCTCTCGACAACTGTAGACACAAGAGTACGAGGTGACGAAAGCAGCTGCAGTCAACTATCCCAATACCGAGCTCTAAGAACTGCGAGATCCGGTCGCTCTATTAGCGACGATGTCGAAATTATGAAACCATCCGACttgtaagtataatattattcgaCTGCCGCAGTGCCACTATTGTAGAAAGATAGATTAAATTATGGTACAGGTGTTATAAAGTTAAAACCTTTTTTCAGACGATCCGCTAACAAGAACGGAAAGATGAGGCAGTACGATCCTAACAATGACGTGGAATTCGGTAACATGGGTGTCGGATCCATGTCTGAGCGACAAGTGGCTGAGAGCACTTGTCCTCTGTTGGGTGGTGTGGTGGACACACCGTGGGGCGCCGTGTCTGCAGGAAACCTGATCGCCGGTATTGCAACGGGAGCTCAACCACAAGTAGTCAACATCATGCAGCTGGTCAGGGATGCCAGTCCAGTTAACTACAGGAATGTTCAGCAAACTGTCAATTCATTGTTCCCAGCCACATTATCTGGTGAGTATTGTTTATTGAAGTGTAGAATTTTATCCAAAACTATTATTgaattttcgtttttttaagAAGCAATGTACTGTTGTTACACATAGAGTACCTAAAATAACAACATAGTCTGGCATATTTTACAAAAGtttcataatttcataatatttcgtAAATTTTCAGGTGATCTGGCTGAAGCCGTTCTCATTCAAGGAACCGAGCGAGGCAGCAGCTCTATCTCAATTGGTACTGCTGGTGGCTGGAACAGTACTCAAGCTCGCAGACACTTTATGTTGCAAAACCGCATTAACGTTGAGATGACAGACCCTGAGATCAGAGGAGGTATCGATGGATTTGTTCTTGGTAGCAATGTTGTTGCCCAATTGGGAATTGCCAGCAATATGAAACTCTCACAGCTCTTGGATATGTACTACTCACCTAgggtaaggtttattttaacgAAGTATTTTTACCCGGGCGTACCACAATATAACCAGTGCCTTGTATGACTTGATATGACTATAACAATAGCTACAGCATATTAATCTTGCCATATGACTATAGTATAAAGTTATACTTACATACACTTCACAGAATGGTGCTTTGGACCCCAACCTGCGTGCTTGCAACCGCCGTGAATCCTTAAACAGATTTGTAACCAATGAGCAATTGGTCTCTGAAACAAATGCCTTCGCCGCCGCCTTGGACACTAACATGCCTCTACGTGGCACTATTATTGGAGGACTTGATCAACTCGTCACAAGCGCCGTCACCAATCTGCGATCCTACACCAGTGAGTATAgcattaattaatgtattagtttatagtattttatatgggcctatgaagcctgaaataaatgaataaataaaaaatattaattacttaaacagATCTGCTTTAACACCAGTTTACAATTGTTTTTATACCTTCCTATGTGATGATTGATTGTTATTTGACAATTGGTACAGGTACtttaacttcattttaattaatttggttgTATTTGCAGAGGGAAAACTAATCCAGTTTAAAAGttatgcttttgttttattaattatttattccagaTGATGTTTTGAACGACTTGAACTGTGATGCGTCACAATCACAGAGCAACAACTTCCGCACTAAGACCAATTTGTACATTGTGTTGGACTCCTCCTGGCAGTACCAGACTGTGATGCCAGCCATCGCATACCTGGTAGACTCTATTGAAGTCGGCAAATTCGGATCCAGTATCACTCTTTTGAGCGCCTTTGATGGAAGTGTAGTAGTTAATACAACCTTCTCTCCTGCTGATTTCTATGCTGAATACAATGCTTTAAGACACACATCAAGTAAGAATCTCCTTCTaccataaatacatttattaaaatccaTTTTTGTCGCATAGCATTacagtttattaatatttttatccatAGTGACGGCGGGAATCAGTTTTGAAAATAGTTTGTCAAACGTTAAGCTGATGATGCAACAAAGAGTTGTTGACGAGTCTTCAAGGAACTACGTCGGTGGAAACTCTTCAGTGTTGTTGTATCTGATC
Encoded proteins:
- the LOC118272230 gene encoding uncharacterized protein LOC118272230, yielding MIWLPIFLVAAVGCVSGQETAQTRVASSLSECYSSPYFLDRNNLPPVTMPVLIDVIRKIEDNTTTLNLREITTLLLHTYRQDGIQFHQPENSVASANVLPFAPTFHSFHRNRLLLTKLLPENRLTLSADTLPSVLKCALHHMLSTTVDTRVRGDESSCSQLSQYRALRTARSGRSISDDVEIMKPSDLRSANKNGKMRQYDPNNDVEFGNMGVGSMSERQVAESTCPLLGGVVDTPWGAVSAGNLIAGIATGAQPQVVNIMQLVRDASPVNYRNVQQTVNSLFPATLSGDLAEAVLIQGTERGSSSISIGTAGGWNSTQARRHFMLQNRINVEMTDPEIRGGIDGFVLGSNVVAQLGIASNMKLSQLLDMYYSPRNGALDPNLRACNRRESLNRFVTNEQLVSETNAFAAALDTNMPLRGTIIGGLDQLVTSAVTNLRSYTNDVLNDLNCDASQSQSNNFRTKTNLYIVLDSSWQYQTVMPAIAYLVDSIEVGKFGSSITLLSAFDGSVVVNTTFSPADFYAEYNALRHTSMTAGISFENSLSNVKLMMQQRVVDESSRNYVGGNSSVLLYLINGNLPISDRAWEQANDINKTLPDLRVLFATTTNQFDSLYSFVRDMYKDIFTVSLNSVGTGVDTAMAPILQRIQSIGRRVVNPACGVSFTGGSSGARTFDDYVEPGYVNYYRISPNYFFGYNENRRIRVSRTSSGIGGLVVCHSRTVEQPRRDNSTVLIEGSENNPITCQTLNTGNVEIGMQNLCDGWDSTSSCPPFYMSVESDTGLAAGGLSSASAACTDPNCRFPYNIRYAIQVDELGCYNGASSLAASFLVLLSALYLTLYGS